From Sus scrofa isolate TJ Tabasco breed Duroc unplaced genomic scaffold, Sscrofa11.1 Contig53, whole genome shotgun sequence, the proteins below share one genomic window:
- the LOC110258888 gene encoding olfactory receptor 1094-like has translation MGHISSSDTKKHVPMYYFLGVLSCVDASISSVIIPNMLVEFTSKNKVISFLGCGTQMFLVVTFGTTECFLLAAMAYDRYVAIYNPLLYSVTMSPRVCVTLVIASYVGGLLNASVHTVATFSLSFCVTNEIRHVFCDIPPLLAISCSDTYTSQLLLFYCVGPVELVTILIVLISYAFILLAILRMHSAEGRRKIFSTCGSHLTGVSVYHGTILFTYVRPSSSYALDHDMIVSIFYSIAIPMLNPIIYSLRNKDVKEAMKRVIQKHFLRHGSRCCSYSVEQSKQKSCTY, from the exons ATTTTCTGGGTGTGTTATCATGTGTGGATGCCAGTATTTCTTCAGTAATTATCCCTAACATGTTAGTAGAATTTACAtccaaaaataaagtcatttcatTCCTTGGGTGTGGAACCCAGATGTTTCTCGTTGTTACTTTTGGGACCACCGAATGCTTTCTCTTGGCTGCAATGGCATATGATCGCTATGTAGCCATCTACAACCCCCTCCTGTATTCAGTGACCATGTCACCCAGAGTCTGTGTGACACTCGTCATTGCATCCTATGTTGGTGGCCTTTTGAATGCTTCTGTGCACACAGTGGCCACATTTAGCCTATCATTCTGTGTAACCAATGAAATTAGACATGTCTTTTGTGACATCCCTCCTCTCCTGGCTATTTCTTGCTCTGACACTTATACAAGCCAGCTTCTCCTTTTCTACTGCGTGGGCCCTGTTGAGCTTGTCACTATCCTGATTGTCCTGATCTCCTACGCCTTCATTCTACTGGCAATTCTGAGGATGCATTCTGCTGAGGGGAGAAGAAAAATCTTCTCTACGTGTGGTTCTCACCTAACTGGAGTGTCAGTTTACCATGGAACCATCCTCTTCACGTATGTGAGACCAAGTTCCAGCTATGCCTTGGACCATGACATGATAGTGTCAATATTTTACAGCATTGCGATTCCCATGCTGAATCCCATTATCTACAGTTTAAGGAACAAAGATGTCAAAGAGGCAATGAAGAGAGT CATTCAGAAACACTTTTTGAGGCATGGATCTAGATGTTGCAGCTACAGTGTTGAACAAAGTAAGCAAAAATCCTGCACTTATTAA